In Mustela nigripes isolate SB6536 chromosome 10, MUSNIG.SB6536, whole genome shotgun sequence, one DNA window encodes the following:
- the LOC132025816 gene encoding antigen-presenting glycoprotein CD1d-like, with product MLRLDYPFEMQVSAGCELCPGNASESFFHTAFQGKEIMSFQGTHWVPAPDAPSWAGRATKELNQDQGTRQTLQWLLNDTCPQFLRGLLEAGKSELEKQVKPEAWLSAGPPPGQGRRLLVCHVSGFHPKPVWVMWMRGEQEQQGTRRGDVLPHADGTWYLRVTLDVAAREAAGLSCRVRHSSLGGQDIVLHWEGSLSSTWLIPVAVLGSLLMSGCVGCLVFWCRKRGSYQGIL from the exons ATGCTGCGGCTGGACT ATCCCTTTGAGATGCAGGTGTCTGCTGGCTGCGAGCTGTGCCCCGGGAACGCCTCGGAAAGCTTCTTCCATACGGCATTTCAAGGAAAAGAGATCATGAGTTTCCAAGGAACTCATTGGGTGCCAGCCCCCGATGCCCCCTCTTGGGCAGGCAGGGCCACCAAAGAGCTCAATCAGGACCAGGGGACCAGACAGACCCTGCAGTGGTTATTAAACGACACCTGCCCGCAGTTCCTCAGAGGCCTCCTGGAGGCAGGGAAGTCGGAGCTGGAGAAGCAAG TGAAGCCGGAGGCCTGGCTGTCCGCCGGACCCCCTCCCGGTCAAGGCCGTCGGCTGCTGGTGTGTCACGTCTCCGGCTTCCACCCGAAGCCCGTGTGGGTGATGTGGATGCGGGGtgagcaggagcagcagggcaCCCGGCGAGGTGACGTCCTGCCCCACGCGGACGGGACGTGGTATCTCCGAGTGACCCTGGACGTGGCGGCCCGGGAGGCGGCCGGTCTGTCCTGCCGAGTGAGACACAGCAGTCTGGGAGGCCAAGACATCGTCCTCCACTGGG AGGGGAGCCTCTCCTCCACGTGGCTCATCCCGGTGGCCGTCCTGGGGTCCCTCCTGATGAGTGGATGCGTTGGATGCTTAGTCTTCTGGTGCAGGAAGCGTGG CTCCTATCAAGGCATCCTGTGA
- the SMIM42 gene encoding small integral membrane protein 42, with protein MSSSQLPTFLWDKGTLTTTTSDPAYLVKVLFFLALLMTLATLLILVWKVTKDKGNTFRGPDPRKEETLLA; from the coding sequence ATGTCTTCCTCACAACTCCCAACCTTCCTATGGGACAAGGGCACTCTCACCACCACCACATCTGATCCTGCTTACCTGGTGAAGGTTCTCTTCTTCTTGGCACTCCTGATGACGCTCGCCACTCTACTCATCCTGGTCTGGAAAGTAACCAAGGACAAAGGCAACACGTTCAGAGGGCCAGACCCAAGAAAGGAGGAAACTCTGCTGGCATGA